The DNA sequence GGCGTCCGGCCTAGATTGTCTCACGGGGGCGGAAAGTTTGACGCTCTGCCGCTTATCACGCTAAAATCGTTGAGTTTGCCTGTCCTTCTGGCTCCATCCGGGAGCCTGGGAACCCCGGCAGCCTGCCTGGCGGGCCGGTGCGGTGCAAGCGTAAATTTCTGGAGGCAGCTCTATGTACGCGGTCATCCGCGCCGGTGGAAAACAGTATCGCGTCGCGCCCGGGGACGTGATCCGAATCGAGAAGACCCCGGCCTCTGACGGCCAGGTCGAGTTCGCCGACGTCCTCGCCGTCTCCTCCAGCGACGGCCAGATCGGCCGCCCCGAGTCGGGCGCGCGCGTGGTCGGCAGCGTGGTCGAGGAAGGCCGCGGCGACAAGGTCCTGGTCTTCCACTACAAGCGCAAGAAGCAGTACAAGAAGCTCGCCGGACACCGGCAGCGCTTCACCGCCGTCCGCATCACCGAGATCGCCTTCGACGGCCAGAAGTTCACCGCGCCCGCACTCGAGCCCAGGCCGGTGAAGCAGCCCAGGCCGAAGCCGGCCGCTGAGGCCGCCGCCCCGGCTGCTGCCAAACCGAAGGCGGAAGCTAAGAAGGCCGCGCCCAAGGCCGCCAAATCGGCCAGGAAGGCCGCGCCGAAAAAGAAGAAGTAAGAAGTTTGCAGAGACGTAGCTCGCTGCGTCTCACGATTTTGCGGTTCTCTGCGAACTGAGGACCGGGAACTGAGAACTGATTCATGGCACACAAAAAAGGACTAGGCAGCTCACGCAACGGCCGCGACTCGAACGCGCAGCGGCTGGGCGTCAAGGTCTTCGGCGGGCAGTTCGTGCCCGGCGGCTCCATCATCGTGCGCCAGCGCGGCACCCGCATCAAGCCGGGCCTCAACGTGGGCCGCGGCAAAGACGACACCCTGTTCGCCAAAATCACCGGCACGGTGAAGTTCGTGGACAAGGGCTCGATGGGCAAGTTCGTCCTGGTCGAACCGGCGAAGAACTAAGTTCGCCACGGATTCCCACGGATGAACTCAGATTCCAGGAGAAGGGGCCGGCGCGCCCCTTCTTTGCTTTTCCCGGCTGTCCGCTGCAACTTTCGTACAGAATTGTGGCGCAACGACCGATTACGCGACCTGGTGACGGCGGAACGGGCATGTCTTACCTGTTCGAATGACCACTGGTCCGTGCTCATCCGTGTGAATCGGTGGCAAAGAAGTTTTAGATGTTCATCGACGAAGCAAAAATCAGGGTCTACGCCGGCGGCGGCGGCAACGGCTGCGTCGCCTTCCGCCGTGAGAAATTTGTCCCGCGCGGCGGGCCCTCGGGCGGCGACGGCGGACGCGGCGGCGACATCCTGATGGAATCCAGCGAGAGCCACAACACGCTGGTGCACTTCCGCTTCAATCCCGAGTACAAGGCCGAGCGCGGACGCCACGGCGAAGGCTCGCAGCGCACCGGCCGCGAAGGTCAGGACGTGGTGCTCAAAGTGCCCGTCGGCACCATCGTTTACGACGAAGACACCGGCGAGCGCGTGCACGACTTCTCCCGGCCCGGCGAGCGCATCGTCGTCGCCCGCGGCGGACGCGGCGGACGCGGCAACGCCCGCTTCGCCACCTCCACCCACCAGGCGCCCCGCGAGCACGAACTCGGACGCCCCGGCCAGCAGCGCCATCTGCGCCTCGAACTCAAGCTGCTCGCCGACGTCGGCCTCGTCGGCTACCCCAACGTCGGCAAGTCCACGCTCATCTCGCGCATCTCCGCCGCCCGCCCCAAAATTGCCGACTACCCGTTCACCACGCTCGAGCCCATTCTCGGCGTGGTCTCGCTCGGCACGCCCGGCGACCCCGGCCATCGCAGCTTCGTCGTCGCCGACATTCCCGGCCTGATCGAAGGCGCGCACACCGGGGCCGGCCTGGGCACGCAGTTCCTCCGCCACATCGAGCGCACCCGCCTGCTGGTCCATCTGGTGGACGTGAGCGACTCCAGCGGCCGCCCCGACCCGGTCCAGGACTACAAGGTCATCATGAACGAGCTGGCCAGCTTCGGCGCCCACCTGGAAGACAAGCCCGTCATCCTGGTGGCCTCCAAGATTGACGCCGCCCAGGCGCCCGGGCCCGGCGCAACGACCTCGGCCGCCGCTAAACACGCAAACGCCTCTTCGAAGCGTGGTTCGAAAAAGTCGTCGAGCGGCTCAGCCGGGGGAAAAGGGCCTCCAAAACTGGAACAGCTCCGCAAGTTCGCCAAGCGCCACCGCCTCGAGTTCCACGCCATCTCCGCCGTCACCGGCGAAGGCATCGACGAGCTGAAATACTCCATGGCGCGACGCCTGGAAAAACTGCGGGCAGCGTGAACCACCGCCCTTGGTGTTCGCTGTGAACGGTAAACTGTGAACTGTAAACTTGGTTGGATCCACCGATGAACATCGCCCTGTTCGGC is a window from the Terriglobales bacterium genome containing:
- the obgE gene encoding GTPase ObgE; the protein is MFIDEAKIRVYAGGGGNGCVAFRREKFVPRGGPSGGDGGRGGDILMESSESHNTLVHFRFNPEYKAERGRHGEGSQRTGREGQDVVLKVPVGTIVYDEDTGERVHDFSRPGERIVVARGGRGGRGNARFATSTHQAPREHELGRPGQQRHLRLELKLLADVGLVGYPNVGKSTLISRISAARPKIADYPFTTLEPILGVVSLGTPGDPGHRSFVVADIPGLIEGAHTGAGLGTQFLRHIERTRLLVHLVDVSDSSGRPDPVQDYKVIMNELASFGAHLEDKPVILVASKIDAAQAPGPGATTSAAAKHANASSKRGSKKSSSGSAGGKGPPKLEQLRKFAKRHRLEFHAISAVTGEGIDELKYSMARRLEKLRAA
- the rplU gene encoding 50S ribosomal protein L21, with protein sequence MYAVIRAGGKQYRVAPGDVIRIEKTPASDGQVEFADVLAVSSSDGQIGRPESGARVVGSVVEEGRGDKVLVFHYKRKKQYKKLAGHRQRFTAVRITEIAFDGQKFTAPALEPRPVKQPRPKPAAEAAAPAAAKPKAEAKKAAPKAAKSARKAAPKKKK
- the rpmA gene encoding 50S ribosomal protein L27, which translates into the protein MAHKKGLGSSRNGRDSNAQRLGVKVFGGQFVPGGSIIVRQRGTRIKPGLNVGRGKDDTLFAKITGTVKFVDKGSMGKFVLVEPAKN